The Sphingopyxis fribergensis DNA segment CGCGCCGGTTGTTGACGATGCTTTGTCCGACGCCCACGTCGGTCAGCAATTCGCCACCCGTCCTGAGCGTATTGATCAGCAGCATGGTACCGAGCAGCGCCGGCGCGAGGAGCCACGCGAGGATGATGTTGGAGACGAGCCGCAACACTTGCTGCGCAACGAAAGTCGCGGTGACCCAACCGGCTGCCCCGAAGATCGCCTGCCGGGACGCGATCATCTTCCATAGCCTCGACAGCAGCCGGGACAAAGCGAACGCAGTAGCCGACGGTGGTTTCCGGGATTCTTCCACGCGCAGCGAGTGCCTTCTTACCAATCGACCAGTCGCTCTTCGGGCGTCCAGAAACGCAAATAGCATTCAATAGAGGGCAGGAATACTCACAAACACCGCCCGCTCATCCGAGACCCGCCCAGATTGGCACGGATCCGGCGGCGCTTCGCGGCACGGTCCGCGATCGATTTCGCCCTACACCCGCGGCGGATCACTGCAACTAAGGACGTTCCGCGACCGCATGCATGGACCGCGCGCGGCTTGCCGCGACCTTTTGAGGCAGCGTAGCGGCTCTTCCGCTCGCCGCGTGCGATCGCAGACGGGCTTCACGATGATATTGCCTGATGGACCCGGCAACGATCCCCATCGCTATGGCAAACACATATTGCGCATGTCCGGTAACAAAAATCCACTCCACCAAACCATGAACCGCGGTCACGAAGATCGCGACGGTCGCGCCAAGGACGACATCGCCGCGGGGATCTTTTCGATAGCGAAACGCGAAGTGCAGCCCGCGCAGAACCGGCCAGGCGAACAACAAAATCAGTGAAATCAGGCCTGCCCAGCCCATCTCGGCGGCCGTCAGCAGATACATATTGTGGACATTCGTTGACCGGCTGGCGTAATTCCAGATCACGCCCGCGCGTTCGGAATAGCCCTCCGCGTTCGCCGTCACGACATATTGGTTCGCGCCGACGCCCATCGGGTGATCGCGCCACATCGCGGTAGCTGCGCGCTCGAACGCCTGTCGCTCGCCATCGGGACCCTCGTAAGCGGATCTGCCCCCAAAACGCTCATGGAGACTGGAGATTCCGACCGGCACGACGACGGTCATCGCGAGCACGGCGAGCCCGGTGATTTTCCACTTATGGGCTGTTGGCCGGCGCGCCAAAGAAAGCACAAAGAGCAACAGGATGCCAATCCCCACAAAAGCGATCGCTCCGCGGGAGACCCCGAGCGCGACGGCGATCAGCGCCGAGAGCACCCCGATCATGATCAGCTTGTTTCGCTCGCCGGCGAGAAGCAGCGCCAATAGTGGCAGGGTGACAAAATGGAGCATGAGCCCGAGAAGATTCTGATGGCCCATCGTCCCCGTCGCCTGAATCGCGCCGGAGAGCCGTTGGTCGATTGTGACGACCGCCTGAAAAACAGCGCCCAGCGCAAGACCGAAGCAGAGCCAGCGCATCGCGCCGGGGGTGCCGGCGAAGGATGCGACCGCAACGAACAGGATAAAAACCCGCACAAGTTGGAATGCGTAGAATGTCGAGCTCACCGGGAGCGTGGAGACGGCAACCGACAGGATTGCAGCCACCAGATAGAGAAGAAAAACGCCTATGAAGGGAAGTTTTCGAAAGGGCGCCTTGCTTGTGACGAGGATCGCTAGAGCAAGCGTGTCCAGCAGCGACACGACAAGTCCTTTCGCGTAGCCGGGCCAGCCCTCCCAGTTGATGAATGCGGCATCGAGGTTGAACGCGCTTATAATGAAGGGAAGCAGGCCGACCCCGAGATAGGCCCATTTGCGCTGCTGCGGATAGCGCCGCAGCCATGCGATCAGCACCGGCAACGACAAGATGACGAGGATGATGCCGACTATCCGCATTCGCTTGGCCTAGAAGAATGAAGGTATGCTGCCAATGCGGGTCGCCGGACGTCCCTATTTTGCCCCACCGACAAATTTGCGCGATCGCGGGTCAATGTCTCTTCCCGCGCCTAATAAGCATTTTTGTGGATCACGACCCGGACCGTCTTGAGCAGGATCAGAATGTCGGTCCAAAGCGACCAGTCCGACAAATATTCAAGGTCGCAGCGGACGCGTCGGGCGAGATCCTCGACGCGTTCGGTGGCGCCGCGGTAGCCCCGGATTTGGGCGAGGCCGGTAATACCGGGTTTCAGGGCATGACGAAGCCAATATTGCCGCGATGCATGCCAGAACAGTTCATCCCCGGCCGTCGATCCCAACGCGTGGGGCCGAGGCCCCACCATGCTCATGTCGCCGCGGATGACGTTAAGGAGCTGCGGGAGCTCGTCGATGCTTGTTCGCCGTATCACGCGCCCGACCCGAGTGATCCGTAAATCAGCCCGCCCGGTCGACTGGCTGCCTGCGGCATCGCTGCTCTCCGCATGCATGGAGCGAAACTTGAATATGCGAAACTGCCTATTGCCCTGCCCGACGCGGAGCTGGCGGAATAATATAGGTCCCGGACTATCGAGCCGGATGGCGAGCGCCACGACCAGGAAAAGCGGAGAAAGGATGATCAGCGCGAAAACGGACACGACAAGGTCGAGCGAGCGCTTCTGGATGCGGTTCATGAGATTAAGCGGACCGCGAGACAGGATGATCGTATCATGATCGTCATACTGACCGATCGCGACAGCGCCATGGAGGAGGTCACGATCGAGCAGGATTTCGCCCCCGACATCATGTCCCTTGAGAAAGGTCGACCAGGCAGGACGATGATCGAACTTGCAGGCGACGATAACTCTGTCGAACGGAGCGATGAGATGAGACAGCGCGTCGATCATGTCGGGGCGATCGAGGTCGGGCCAGAGGCCATCGGCCGCGACGTCGACGACGGCGGCATGCGGCTCCGCGCGCGCCGGAAGGCCATCGAGGATCAAGATTGTCGCGACGACCGCATCGCCCATCGTTTTCTTCACGAGAAAGTCGAGGAAGGTCTTCGACAGGATTATGAATATAGCAGCCGCGCCAAAGGTAACCGCAAGGCCCAGTCGAGAAATTTCCTCGGACTTGAACAGGAAGCCCATGCCGATGATGACGATCGCGGTCGCGCCAAGCGCGCTGAGCGCGCGTTGAATTCCGGTCAGGCGATTGCTGAGGGTTTCGACATCTTGCGCTTCGCGTGCGATCTCGAACATCACGAAGATCGGCAGGGCGATGTAAATGATCGATTGCCCACCCGTCACCAGCCATTGTTCGTCACGCAGTTCAAGCGCAACGAGATAACCCGCAACCAGCGACAGCATGTCGAGGAGCAGCGACAGGCAATATAGAAATGTCCGCTTGTCTCGCGCCGAGGAAAAAATGCGGCGCACATTGGCGGCCGGATCGACGATACGAAGCCGTGCGTGCGCCTCGTTGGGCAAATCGGTCCGAGAATTATCCATGCTGTTCCTAGCCGCCCGGCAAACGACTAGCGGACAAAGGTGGATTTTGCGTTGCCGCGGCCCGAGCATGGCCCGCGGTCAGCTCTGCGCGCACCCATCCATTGCCTCCGAACCCCAGATAGCAACGGCCAAATCGGCTCATGTCGCCCACGAGGCCCAACCCCGCCGATACATAATCGAAACTGCTGTTGGGAAACCGGCTGATCAGGACAGGCTCGGTTTCGAACCAGTCGAAGGTGACATACAGGCCCTGGACCTTTCCATGGGTGCCGTAAAAATAGATAGCCGGGCGATCCGCACCGGGCGCCGGCATGCCAAAGTCGAACGCGAGCAGCCGATAGGCCGGAAGGCCTTTGATCTTCGCCCCGTCATCCTGAAGCCACATCAATTGATCGTATCGGTTCGTGCCTTCGCAATTTGCGTAGAGCAGTTCGCCGCTACGTCCCGGCACATAGGCCAGCCGCGCCTGCCAGAACTGGCTCAAGGTATAATTTTGCGCGCCCAGCGGTGCCAGCGTACCCTTGATGCGATGCTCCCAATCCCCTTCGCCACCGTTCCGGTTGAGCCAAAGCCCCGCGATGTCGCGTCCAATCGCGTCATCATTGTTGGGAAGCTTGTAGATGTTGTTCACGAGCGCCGCGAAAACCCCAGGCCGCGTCTTGTCGGCGGCAATGCAGTCGCGATGAACATAATAAGCGTTGAGCCAGGAGGCGACCGGCGAATATCCGCCGAACGAGACGGGGTGCCAGTCTTCGGTTCGCAGCCCCCCGGTCTTCGTCCACCACGCACTGCCGCGGTTGCCTTGTGCGATGATGATATTGTTGCGCGTCGACACCGCGCAATCCCCACCCGGCAGCCAGTTCTGCTGCCCCGGCGGAGGTGGAAATGACTGGAAGGAGCGCCCCCAATCGCTCGACCATCCATTGCTCCCGTCCTGCTGAAAGAGCCCGACGACGAAGTCGGGGTCGTCGGATGCGTTATCGAGGCTGCGCACATGCGCTACCGCGCTCGGATCGGCGATCGTCCCCGGAGGCGGGCTATACGCCCAGCCCTTTTCGGTATCGCCGGAAACCTGCCAGACGCCTTTGTCCATCACACCGAGAAGGGCTACCGGATTACCGGCGGCCGAGAGGCCGCATGTCGAAACAAACTCCGAGATACCGGCATTCACGTCGTGGAAGACCACCGGGTCCGATGTCTTTGCCGGCAGATCGCAGTAATTGACACCGACGCCTTCGCATATCCAGAGCCGTCCCCGGCGGACCGGATCGAACAAGATTTGTGCGGGGAACACAGCCTTGCCGCTATCCGAAAGCCATTTGCTCTCGCCGGCTCCGCGGCGCTCGTTGCCGAAATCGATCGACGTTGCCCCGCCGTCGAAACTCTGCCACCACTGGCCGGAATTTTCATTCGCCCAGACCAAGTGCATCGGATCGAACGGATCGACCGCAACCTGGTCCGCGTTCAGCGTATCCTTGCCGCGCCGCCATTGTCCCTCGCGCAATATATGCAGTGCATCGGGAATCTGGGTTGCGCTGGTACGAAATTCGCAGACGTATACGGCGCCGTCCTTTCCTACCACCAGGCACGATGCGGTGGCCGGTCCGCCGGCAAACAGAAGCTGCCCCGCGATGCCCATCGGCGCATGGTACAGACCGACGCCGAACACATGAACCCATGCACCGCCGTCTGGGGCCCAGGCGACGAGATATCGTCCTGGTGTGCCGCTGAAATCCTTGCCCGTCCCGGGAAGTTTCAATTCCCGGAACGTCGCGAAGCCGTCGGTCGAGGCATAGCAACCATCGCCGTTCGTGCCGACGATGACCTGGGCCGGGTCGCGCGGATGGACATCGATCGATCGGTTGAAACGGCGCGACGGCCCCGTGTCCGACAGAAAGGCTTTTGGTGGCAGCGGGGTACGGCGGAAGCTCTTGCCAGCATCGATCGAGCGATACAGGAAGGCGTTCCATGCCGTGTAAATAACGCGCGGATCCGATGGAGCGATACGGGTGCAGTAGGTCCCGTTATTAGCGCCACTTTCGACCTGTGCACGCAGGACCTTGCCATTGTCGGGGCGTGGATCGAAATCGGTGGGCGCCAGATTGTCCTGTCGCAGGAGGTGGCGCCAGCGCGTTTCTCCTGCCTCGCGGATATAGCCATTAAATACGTCGGTATTGCACACCATGCGCGACCCGTCGGAGGCGATATCGATCCCTGTGACGAAGCCGCCTCCGAAACCGATGGGCGCCGGGGAGATCTGCCACTCGGCACTGTCTTCAGCCTGCCCCTTCGCGCTGCTCCCCGAACGCCCGCCGGGTTTCGTTGGCTCACCCACGGCGTAGCGCACTCGGGGGACAATATATCCATGTCGCAATGCGGCCGTGCCGCGCCGGCCAGGCCTGCGCGCGCGCATCCCCGCCGCGCACAAAATTCCGATCGAAGGCGGCGAAGGCCCCTGTCCGATAAAAGGTGGAAATGAACATGTCGGGCCTCGCCTCACAATGCGCCTTCGCAAGCGCGCTGCTCGCAGTAGACGCCTACTTAACATAATGGAAAGGCCGTTGTTAAGTTCCGCAAGAGACGGTTCGCCGAGGAAATTCCCGCAATGGGATCCCGCTCATTTCCGGGCGAAAGGCACAGGCACGTTGAGGACCTTGAAGATATAGGCGACGACCGCGACAAAAATCACCGCGGCTGGCGCATGATATCCCTCGTTGCCGACATAGTTGACCAAGGCGCAGCCGACTGCCGGCGGCGCATATTGCCACAGATGGTCGCGTGGCTCCTCTTCGGCCGATCGTTGCAGAAGCAAGGTCGCCAGCCCGGCAAATGTAAAAACGGTAATCCAGTCCCAAACTGTTTCCACGTCCGCTCCCCCTCCGCCGCCAGCCGAATTGTGCGCGAAATGCGCAGGCCAGATCCAGATAGATGGCGTAGCAGGGACCCTCGCCATCGGATAGACGCGAATTTCTTGCATCGAAACGAGACCATACCGTGCGTCAAACCAACTCTATAGGTACAATCCTTGGCATCGCGCGACATCGAGGAGATCGGCAAGCGTGCCAAGTTGAGACTGTTTTAAAGATATGCTGATAGCAGGCTGCCCATGAAACCGATCCGCAAAGCCGTCTTCCCCGTCGCTGGCCTCGGCACCCGCTTCCTTCCCGCTACCAAGGCGATCCCCAAGGAAATGCTGCCCGTCGTCGACCGGCCGCTGATCCAATATGCGATCGACGAAGCGCGCGAGGCGGGGATCGAACAGATGATCTTCGTCACCGGCCGCGGCAAGAGCGCGATCGAGGATCATTTCGACGTCGCCTTTGAACTCGAAAAGACGATGTCCGAGCGCGGCAAGGACCTGTCGGTTCTGGGACCGACACGGCTAGGGCCGGGCGCCTGCGCCTATGTCCGGCAACAGGAACCGCTGGGCTTGGGGCACGCGATCTGGTGCGCGCGCGACATTGTCGGCGACGAACCCTTCGCAATCTTCCTGCCCGACGAATTCATGCACGGATCGCCCGGCTGCATGAAGCAGATGGTCGATGCGTATCACAAGGTCGGCGGCAATCTGATCTCGGTGCTCGAAGTGCCGCACGAGCAAGTGTCGAGCTATGGCGTGATCGCACCCGGCGCGCGCGATGGCGCGCTCACCGAAGTGACCGGGCTCGTCGAAAAGCCGCCGGTGGCCGAGGCGCCGTCGAACCTGATTATTTCGGGCCGTTATATCCTGCAACCCGAAGTGATGCGCGTGCTCGAACGCCAGGAAAAGGGTGCAGGCGGCGAAATCCAGCTGACCGACGCGATGGCGACG contains these protein-coding regions:
- the galU gene encoding UTP--glucose-1-phosphate uridylyltransferase GalU, whose translation is MKPIRKAVFPVAGLGTRFLPATKAIPKEMLPVVDRPLIQYAIDEAREAGIEQMIFVTGRGKSAIEDHFDVAFELEKTMSERGKDLSVLGPTRLGPGACAYVRQQEPLGLGHAIWCARDIVGDEPFAIFLPDEFMHGSPGCMKQMVDAYHKVGGNLISVLEVPHEQVSSYGVIAPGARDGALTEVTGLVEKPPVAEAPSNLIISGRYILQPEVMRVLERQEKGAGGEIQLTDAMATMIGTQPFHAVTFDGARYDCGSKAGYIQANLAVALERPDIADEVRAFILAKLNGDSAF
- a CDS encoding XrtV sorting system accessory protein, giving the protein METVWDWITVFTFAGLATLLLQRSAEEEPRDHLWQYAPPAVGCALVNYVGNEGYHAPAAVIFVAVVAYIFKVLNVPVPFARK
- a CDS encoding O-antigen ligase family protein, which codes for MRIVGIILVILSLPVLIAWLRRYPQQRKWAYLGVGLLPFIISAFNLDAAFINWEGWPGYAKGLVVSLLDTLALAILVTSKAPFRKLPFIGVFLLYLVAAILSVAVSTLPVSSTFYAFQLVRVFILFVAVASFAGTPGAMRWLCFGLALGAVFQAVVTIDQRLSGAIQATGTMGHQNLLGLMLHFVTLPLLALLLAGERNKLIMIGVLSALIAVALGVSRGAIAFVGIGILLLFVLSLARRPTAHKWKITGLAVLAMTVVVPVGISSLHERFGGRSAYEGPDGERQAFERAATAMWRDHPMGVGANQYVVTANAEGYSERAGVIWNYASRSTNVHNMYLLTAAEMGWAGLISLILLFAWPVLRGLHFAFRYRKDPRGDVVLGATVAIFVTAVHGLVEWIFVTGHAQYVFAIAMGIVAGSIRQYHREARLRSHAASGRAATLPQKVAASRARSMHAVAERP
- a CDS encoding sugar transferase, whose product is MDNSRTDLPNEAHARLRIVDPAANVRRIFSSARDKRTFLYCLSLLLDMLSLVAGYLVALELRDEQWLVTGGQSIIYIALPIFVMFEIAREAQDVETLSNRLTGIQRALSALGATAIVIIGMGFLFKSEEISRLGLAVTFGAAAIFIILSKTFLDFLVKKTMGDAVVATILILDGLPARAEPHAAVVDVAADGLWPDLDRPDMIDALSHLIAPFDRVIVACKFDHRPAWSTFLKGHDVGGEILLDRDLLHGAVAIGQYDDHDTIILSRGPLNLMNRIQKRSLDLVVSVFALIILSPLFLVVALAIRLDSPGPILFRQLRVGQGNRQFRIFKFRSMHAESSDAAGSQSTGRADLRITRVGRVIRRTSIDELPQLLNVIRGDMSMVGPRPHALGSTAGDELFWHASRQYWLRHALKPGITGLAQIRGYRGATERVEDLARRVRCDLEYLSDWSLWTDILILLKTVRVVIHKNAY